One Rhizobium sp. NRK18 genomic window carries:
- a CDS encoding prephenate/arogenate dehydrogenase family protein: MSNVLFDRIALIGIGLIGSSIARDIKKHGLAGEVVISSRSADTLKRAQELELGDRYVSSAADAVKGADLVVVSVPVGASAAVAAEIAGSLKQGAIVTDVGSTKASVIAQMQPHMPDYVHFIPGHPIAGTERSGPDAGFSGLFSGRWCILTPLEGTDPAALQALKDFWMALGSKIDEMDPLHHDKVLAIVSHLPQIIAYNIVGTADDLETVTESEVIKYSASGFRDFTRLAASDPTMWRDVCLHNKDAILEMLARFSEDLAYLQRAIRWGEGDKLFELFTRTRAIRRLIIEAGQDVDTPDFGRHLRDEKK; the protein is encoded by the coding sequence ATGAGCAATGTTCTTTTCGACCGCATCGCGCTGATCGGTATCGGTCTTATCGGTTCGTCCATCGCACGCGACATCAAGAAGCACGGTTTGGCCGGGGAAGTCGTGATTTCCTCGCGCAGCGCCGATACGCTGAAGCGCGCCCAGGAACTGGAACTCGGCGATCGCTACGTCTCGTCCGCCGCTGACGCCGTCAAGGGTGCGGATCTCGTCGTCGTCTCCGTTCCGGTCGGCGCTTCGGCCGCCGTTGCCGCAGAGATCGCCGGCAGCCTGAAGCAGGGTGCAATCGTCACCGATGTCGGTTCCACCAAGGCGTCGGTCATCGCGCAGATGCAGCCGCATATGCCGGATTACGTCCATTTCATTCCGGGCCACCCGATTGCGGGTACCGAGCGGTCGGGACCGGATGCCGGTTTCTCGGGCCTCTTCTCCGGTCGCTGGTGCATCCTGACGCCGCTCGAAGGCACCGACCCTGCGGCGCTGCAGGCGCTCAAGGATTTCTGGATGGCGCTCGGCTCGAAGATCGACGAGATGGACCCACTGCATCATGACAAGGTGCTGGCGATCGTCTCGCACCTGCCGCAGATCATCGCCTACAACATCGTCGGCACCGCCGATGACCTGGAAACGGTGACCGAATCGGAAGTCATCAAATACTCGGCCTCGGGTTTCCGCGACTTCACCCGTCTCGCCGCCTCCGATCCGACCATGTGGCGCGACGTCTGCCTGCACAACAAGGACGCGATCCTTGAAATGCTGGCGCGGTTTTCGGAAGATCTCGCCTATCTGCAGCGGGCGATCCGCTGGGGGGAGGGCGACAAGCTGTTCGAACTCTTCACCCGCACGCGGGCGATCCGCCGTCTGATCATCGAGGCCGGCCAGGACGTCGACACGCCGGACTTCGGCCGTCATCTGCGCGACGAGAAGAAGTAA
- a CDS encoding DUF2125 domain-containing protein — MAAPTPGNRSTVSRKVYWLAAAVLVTIALYTGGWYVAASQLKTRVAEFLGRPDAADSIGGQCSSLDVRGYPFRIGLFCDKVAIDDSREGLSATFGALRSAAQIYQPGHVVLELDGPAEVRTTYGLLTHLDWSSLQSSFRAGLGGLSKVDLLAKDITGSISNPLAKVSADGKSGHGEAHLRANGPDLDVALLAEDVNATLADPSPKVLPTFSTSIDLTLAGKAGLLAGKEKLDTVLRNSEGQLRGLVVDLGKGRVVTASGPFSVDENGFISGRIRLEIEQIQAWRDLLIEQFPEAAGQIRNVADILKSIAGKHDNGTISLDIEDGAVFVSFIPIGYLPPL, encoded by the coding sequence ATGGCGGCACCGACTCCCGGCAATAGATCGACAGTCTCACGAAAGGTCTATTGGCTGGCCGCAGCGGTCCTCGTCACGATAGCCCTCTATACGGGCGGATGGTATGTGGCGGCAAGCCAGCTGAAGACAAGGGTCGCAGAGTTTCTTGGGCGGCCGGACGCAGCCGACAGCATCGGCGGTCAATGCTCCTCCCTGGATGTTCGCGGCTATCCGTTCCGCATCGGCCTGTTCTGCGACAAGGTGGCGATCGACGACAGCCGCGAAGGCCTGTCGGCGACCTTCGGCGCGCTGCGCTCGGCCGCGCAGATCTACCAGCCCGGCCATGTCGTCCTCGAACTGGACGGACCGGCGGAAGTCCGCACCACCTACGGCCTTCTCACGCATCTCGACTGGTCGAGCCTGCAATCGAGCTTCCGCGCCGGCCTCGGTGGCCTGAGCAAAGTCGACCTCCTTGCCAAGGACATCACCGGCAGTATCTCAAACCCGCTCGCGAAGGTCTCGGCAGATGGAAAATCGGGGCACGGCGAAGCGCATCTGAGAGCCAACGGCCCTGACCTGGACGTCGCGCTGCTGGCCGAAGACGTCAACGCAACGCTGGCCGATCCGTCGCCGAAGGTCCTGCCGACGTTCTCCACCAGCATCGACCTGACACTTGCCGGAAAGGCCGGGCTTCTCGCCGGCAAGGAAAAGCTCGATACGGTGCTGCGCAATTCGGAAGGCCAGTTGCGCGGCCTCGTCGTCGATCTGGGAAAGGGTCGCGTCGTCACCGCCTCCGGGCCGTTCAGCGTCGATGAAAACGGCTTCATCTCCGGCCGCATCCGCCTTGAGATCGAACAGATCCAGGCCTGGCGTGACCTCCTGATCGAGCAGTTTCCGGAAGCCGCAGGCCAGATCCGCAATGTCGCCGACATTCTGAAAAGCATCGCCGGCAAGCACGACAACGGCACCATCAGCCTCGACATCGAGGATGGCGCCGTCTTTGTCAGCTTCATTCCGATCGGCTATCTGCCGCCGCTCTGA
- a CDS encoding gamma-glutamylcyclotransferase, whose translation MDDFWVFGYGSLMWNPGFVFSESRQALLAGYRRALCVRSYVHRGTPERPGLVLGLDQGGSCRGMAFRVEASDRDGVIDYLRERELVTSIYIERRVPIRLDTGKKVTALTYVIDRRHEQYAGALDPRHAADTVLAATGKSGPNEAYVRNTVEHLRSIGIRDHRLERVIAEMGKPAQAGS comes from the coding sequence ATGGACGATTTTTGGGTGTTTGGCTACGGTTCGCTGATGTGGAATCCGGGCTTTGTGTTCAGCGAAAGCCGTCAGGCGCTGCTCGCCGGCTACCGCCGCGCTCTTTGCGTCCGGTCCTATGTGCATCGCGGTACGCCCGAGCGTCCAGGGCTTGTGCTCGGACTGGACCAGGGCGGGTCCTGCCGGGGAATGGCCTTCAGGGTCGAAGCTTCAGACCGGGACGGAGTCATCGACTATCTCCGGGAACGCGAGCTGGTGACGAGCATCTATATCGAACGCAGGGTTCCGATCCGGCTCGATACCGGGAAAAAGGTGACGGCACTTACCTATGTCATCGATCGCCGCCACGAACAGTACGCTGGTGCGCTCGATCCCCGCCATGCCGCAGACACCGTGCTTGCGGCGACAGGCAAGTCCGGGCCGAACGAGGCCTATGTCCGCAACACGGTCGAACACCTGCGAAGCATCGGCATCCGGGACCACCGGCTGGAGAGGGTGATCGCAGAGATGGGCAAGCCTGCTCAGGCGGGCAGCTGA
- a CDS encoding lysophospholipid acyltransferase family protein: MIFFRSMLFNILFYANIIIRMIVLSPVYFFLPRRTAFRIPKNWAMSNHRLMKAIVGTTYSVEGLENLPDGPFIASPKHQSFWDVYALLPFIADPLFILKRELMWIPLFGWYAMKQRMIPIDRGARGKVMADLMKRTKAEMKTGRQLVIYPEGTRRPPGAEPQYRAGIARLYRDLDMPVVPIVCHAGLFWPRRSLNRYPGHIVIRILPPIAPGLPQDVFFKQLVETMEKASDQLLIETAEKNPDLPLPPTAVARIAELQAQKTADQLPA; encoded by the coding sequence ATGATCTTCTTCCGCTCGATGCTGTTCAACATCCTGTTCTACGCGAACATCATCATCCGGATGATCGTGCTGTCGCCCGTATACTTCTTCCTGCCGCGCCGAACCGCCTTCCGCATCCCGAAGAACTGGGCCATGTCGAACCACCGCCTGATGAAGGCGATCGTTGGCACGACCTACAGCGTCGAGGGACTGGAGAACCTCCCGGACGGCCCTTTCATCGCCTCGCCGAAACACCAGTCCTTCTGGGACGTCTACGCGCTGCTGCCATTCATCGCCGATCCGCTCTTCATCCTCAAGCGCGAGCTGATGTGGATCCCGCTCTTCGGCTGGTACGCCATGAAGCAGCGCATGATCCCCATCGACCGCGGCGCCCGCGGCAAGGTCATGGCCGACCTGATGAAGCGGACGAAAGCGGAAATGAAGACCGGCCGCCAGCTGGTCATCTACCCGGAAGGGACCCGCCGCCCCCCGGGCGCCGAACCGCAATATCGCGCGGGCATCGCCCGCCTCTACCGTGATCTCGACATGCCGGTCGTGCCGATCGTCTGCCATGCAGGCCTGTTCTGGCCGCGCCGCAGCCTGAACCGCTATCCCGGCCACATCGTCATCCGCATCCTGCCGCCGATTGCGCCCGGCCTGCCACAGGACGTGTTCTTCAAGCAGCTCGTCGAAACCATGGAAAAGGCGAGCGACCAGCTGTTGATCGAGACTGCAGAGAAGAACCCCGACCTGCCCTTGCCGCCGACCGCAGTGGCCAGGATCGCCGAACTGCAGGCGCAGAAGACCGCCGATCAGCTGCCCGCCTGA
- a CDS encoding YdcF family protein yields MSQSRRKSEPRARRSLFRRVARRVGIVCVLLAGVVFVDFLRFADKVSSYAPPESPKADAIVVLTGGYQRIDQAVALLAEHAGARLLISGVHPSTTGAQIRKMTNAPKNLFDCCVDIGYAALDTIGNANETMAWIEKNGYRSVLVVTNNYHMPRSLLELRQVEPGIEFLPYPVVNADLKQRNWFADPNAMRTMIAEYVKLLAARLRGLTGIGIGSGLRAGMDE; encoded by the coding sequence ATGAGCCAATCGCGCCGAAAATCCGAGCCCCGTGCCCGCCGGAGTCTCTTCCGGCGCGTGGCGCGGCGCGTCGGTATTGTGTGCGTTCTTCTGGCCGGTGTCGTTTTCGTCGATTTCCTGCGGTTTGCCGACAAGGTCTCGTCCTACGCGCCGCCGGAATCTCCAAAGGCCGATGCGATCGTCGTGTTGACCGGCGGCTACCAGCGCATCGACCAGGCCGTCGCCCTGCTCGCCGAACACGCGGGCGCGCGTCTTCTGATCTCCGGCGTGCATCCGAGCACCACCGGCGCCCAGATCCGCAAGATGACCAATGCGCCGAAGAACCTCTTCGATTGCTGTGTCGACATCGGCTACGCCGCGCTCGACACGATCGGCAACGCCAACGAGACGATGGCCTGGATCGAGAAGAACGGCTATCGCTCGGTCCTGGTCGTCACCAACAACTACCACATGCCGCGCAGCCTGCTTGAGCTTCGCCAGGTGGAGCCGGGCATCGAGTTCCTGCCCTACCCCGTCGTCAATGCCGACCTTAAGCAGCGCAACTGGTTTGCCGATCCCAACGCCATGCGCACGATGATCGCCGAATACGTGAAGCTGCTGGCCGCCAGGCTGCGCGGCCTGACGGGAATCGGCATCGGTTCCGGCCTGAGGGCAGGGATGGACGAATAG
- a CDS encoding cell division protein FtsX, which yields MNDRTGRKPPAPQTKKNRKPPLRLRAAGPIVPSSNIQGNALMVVIAIMAFLACITLGGVSMVRATAHSWQSQISREITIQIKPDDRLDMNQALEKAKNIALSYVGTKSGTIMDEAATARLLEPWLGTGLDINELPVPRLVIITIDENNPPDFSAMRAQLKAEIPQATLDDHRTWVDRLVSMARTTVAIGVGLLGLVFSAMVLTVVFATRGALAGNHHIVEVLHFVGAEGSFIANEFQKHFLKISLKGSAAGSLLAAASFALAGFWQSRSLATPQSDQATALFGTFSVDYLGYAGIFATMIVIAFLTTLTARITVIRTIYEIDRVRSDPARSDGTAG from the coding sequence ATGAACGACAGGACGGGACGAAAGCCGCCGGCGCCCCAGACGAAAAAGAACCGCAAGCCGCCGCTCCGCCTGCGCGCCGCCGGTCCGATCGTGCCCTCGTCCAACATCCAGGGCAATGCGCTGATGGTGGTCATCGCCATCATGGCCTTCCTCGCCTGCATCACGCTCGGCGGCGTCTCCATGGTTCGCGCCACCGCCCATTCATGGCAAAGCCAGATTTCGCGGGAAATCACCATCCAGATCAAGCCAGACGACCGGCTGGACATGAATCAGGCTTTGGAGAAGGCCAAGAACATCGCGCTCTCCTATGTCGGCACGAAGTCCGGAACCATCATGGACGAGGCGGCAACCGCGCGCCTGCTCGAACCCTGGCTCGGCACCGGCCTCGACATCAACGAACTTCCCGTCCCGCGCCTCGTCATCATCACCATCGACGAGAACAATCCGCCCGATTTCAGCGCCATGCGGGCGCAGCTGAAGGCGGAAATTCCCCAGGCGACGCTGGACGACCACCGCACCTGGGTCGACCGCCTCGTCTCCATGGCCCGCACCACGGTCGCCATCGGCGTCGGCCTCCTGGGGCTGGTCTTCTCCGCAATGGTCCTGACCGTGGTCTTTGCCACGCGCGGCGCACTTGCCGGCAACCACCACATTGTCGAGGTGCTGCATTTCGTCGGCGCCGAAGGCTCCTTCATCGCCAACGAGTTCCAGAAGCATTTTCTCAAGATCAGCCTCAAGGGCTCGGCGGCGGGAAGCCTTCTCGCCGCAGCCTCTTTCGCACTCGCCGGCTTCTGGCAAAGTCGCTCGCTCGCCACCCCCCAATCCGATCAGGCCACCGCTCTTTTCGGCACCTTCTCCGTAGACTATCTGGGCTATGCCGGTATTTTTGCCACGATGATCGTCATTGCTTTCCTGACGACGCTGACGGCCAGGATCACCGTGATTCGCACGATCTACGAGATCGACCGGGTCCGGTCGGACCCCGCCCGCTCCGATGGCACAGCGGGTTGA
- the ftsE gene encoding cell division ATP-binding protein FtsE, protein MIHFENVGLRYGMGPEILRDLTFDIPKRSFQFLTGPSGAGKTTLLRLLFLSLQPTRGLIRMFDRDIATIPRSELPMLRRRVGIVFQDFRLLEHLTTYENVALPLRVRGKDEASYRTDVVELLKWVGLGDRINVLPPVLSGGEKQRAAIARALIDRPEILLADEPTGNVDPPMAKRLLSLFMELNRLGTAVVIATHDFALMDSIDARRMILTEGRLEIYE, encoded by the coding sequence TTGATCCATTTTGAAAATGTCGGCCTGCGATACGGAATGGGTCCGGAAATCCTCAGGGACCTGACCTTCGACATTCCCAAGCGCTCCTTCCAGTTCCTGACCGGACCTTCCGGTGCCGGGAAGACGACATTGCTGCGCCTGCTTTTCCTGTCGCTGCAGCCGACCCGCGGCCTCATTCGCATGTTCGACAGGGACATCGCCACCATTCCGAGGAGCGAACTGCCGATGTTGCGCCGGCGCGTCGGCATCGTCTTCCAGGACTTCCGCCTGCTCGAGCATCTCACGACCTATGAAAACGTCGCCCTGCCGCTTCGCGTGCGGGGAAAGGACGAGGCGAGCTATCGCACCGACGTCGTCGAACTGCTGAAATGGGTCGGCCTCGGTGACCGCATCAACGTCCTGCCGCCGGTGCTGTCGGGCGGCGAGAAGCAGCGCGCGGCCATCGCCCGCGCCCTGATCGACCGCCCGGAGATCCTGCTGGCCGACGAACCGACCGGCAACGTCGACCCGCCCATGGCCAAGCGGCTTCTGAGCCTGTTCATGGAACTCAACCGCCTCGGCACGGCGGTGGTCATCGCCACCCACGATTTCGCGCTGATGGACAGCATCGACGCGCGGCGTATGATCCTGACGGAGGGGCGGCTGGAAATCTATGAGTGA
- the hpt gene encoding hypoxanthine phosphoribosyltransferase: MPVVRGKNIEPLFTAEQIAERNRTLAAQIASGPTSDLLVIAVLKGSFIFAADLIRALHDAGLAPEVEFITLSSYGSGTVSKGVRIVKDIDSDVKDRDVLLIDDILESGRTLLFAKELLYERGARHVSIAVLLDKSVKRSEKLEADHVGFECPDYFVVGYGMDVAYAFRELPFVGVVTGDAE, translated from the coding sequence ATGCCCGTCGTCCGCGGAAAGAACATCGAACCCCTTTTCACCGCCGAGCAGATCGCCGAGCGCAACCGGACCCTTGCCGCCCAGATCGCATCCGGTCCGACTAGCGACCTCCTGGTGATCGCCGTCCTGAAGGGGTCCTTCATCTTCGCCGCCGATCTCATTCGCGCGCTGCACGATGCCGGCCTTGCGCCGGAGGTGGAGTTCATTACGCTCTCGAGCTATGGCAGCGGCACCGTCTCGAAGGGTGTCCGGATCGTCAAGGACATCGACAGCGATGTGAAGGACCGCGATGTCCTGCTGATCGACGACATTCTCGAATCCGGCCGCACGCTGCTGTTTGCCAAGGAACTGCTTTACGAGCGCGGCGCGCGGCACGTCAGCATCGCCGTTCTGCTCGACAAGAGCGTCAAGCGTTCGGAAAAGCTGGAGGCCGATCATGTCGGCTTCGAATGTCCCGATTACTTTGTCGTGGGCTATGGCATGGACGTGGCTTACGCCTTCCGGGAACTGCCGTTCGTCGGTGTCGTCACCGGCGACGCGGAGTGA
- a CDS encoding response regulator — protein sequence MARILITEDEDTLRTFVARALRLDGHETEEAADGAEGLEKLKSGAFDLLLSDIRMPVMDGIALAHEASSHFPQLKILLMTGYAEQRERADDLARKIVDVVPKPFALPDIRKAVALALAA from the coding sequence ATGGCAAGGATTTTGATCACCGAAGACGAAGACACCCTGCGTACCTTCGTGGCTCGTGCCCTGCGTCTTGACGGACATGAGACGGAAGAGGCCGCGGACGGCGCGGAAGGCCTGGAAAAGCTGAAGAGCGGCGCGTTCGATCTGCTGCTTTCCGACATCCGCATGCCGGTCATGGACGGGATCGCGCTGGCGCATGAAGCCTCGTCGCATTTTCCGCAGTTGAAGATCCTGCTGATGACCGGCTATGCCGAGCAGCGCGAGCGGGCCGACGATCTTGCGCGCAAGATCGTCGATGTGGTGCCGAAGCCGTTTGCGCTTCCGGATATCCGCAAGGCCGTCGCTCTGGCGCTGGCGGCCTGA
- a CDS encoding GNAT family N-acetyltransferase, which yields MQGTIRPLHHGDFAALITLWHRAWHEAHAEIVPHEILAYRTPDHFSQWLAEALGEEFFSVAVAGSTVLGFVSTRDDEICRLYVDLRARGSGAAQALLDYGEDELASAGCTMAKVFCLAGNARANRFYQGHGWSLRQTAQEPLWLPEGVEGRFVADTHLYEKKLG from the coding sequence GTGCAAGGGACGATCAGACCGCTGCACCATGGCGATTTCGCCGCACTGATAACCCTTTGGCATCGTGCATGGCATGAAGCGCATGCGGAAATCGTTCCGCATGAAATCCTCGCCTATCGAACACCCGATCATTTCTCGCAGTGGCTGGCCGAGGCGCTCGGCGAAGAATTCTTCTCCGTCGCCGTGGCCGGAAGCACCGTGCTCGGCTTCGTTTCCACGCGCGACGACGAGATCTGCCGGCTTTATGTCGACCTGCGGGCGCGCGGATCCGGAGCCGCCCAGGCGTTGCTCGACTACGGCGAGGATGAATTGGCGTCTGCCGGATGCACGATGGCCAAGGTGTTCTGCCTTGCCGGAAACGCGCGGGCAAACCGGTTCTATCAGGGTCACGGCTGGAGCCTGCGGCAAACGGCGCAAGAGCCGCTGTGGCTGCCGGAGGGTGTTGAAGGCCGCTTTGTCGCTGACACGCATCTCTATGAGAAAAAGCTGGGCTGA
- a CDS encoding TIGR02302 family protein produces the protein MTEPGQGQSSSKFQKQARALTFRRITAACVMLAERLMPILLAPLAIAALFLSFAWFGLYRFMPDPLRLTLIFLFVFAFLASLLPALRLRWPKNREADRFLEERNNLAHQPVAIQDEEPAFDSPIAAALWHEHQRRMAARIASLDAGLPRPDIARFDRWALRAVPVLLVTVAFAYSFSNGAGTIVDTFRNQSVTASDPDMRIDAWIAPPAYTGKAPVYLTSRLDQSGEPVSVPEESILTIRMTGGKGDKTALFKPQGVGTAEDVPLLAAEKTDDTAPEPSQASADTPETHQMTLQQSGVLSVNGRNWALSVVPDRPPEIAFDGLPRRAVNGALEIPFKASDDYGLQEAHAEIEPAYDADKDAVPLFPLPEYKLNLPRRNTKDAKGLTSRNLTEHPLSGKRVKVTLVATDAKGQTGRSQPHYMTLPDRGFTKPLAASVAEERQIFSLDARALPQAIAMNEALQVRPELTIPNLTDFLLVRSALMRMKLTRDEKGLKDTASYLWEIANGIEDGDLSQAERKLRDAQQALANALERDAGDEEIKKLMDELRKAMDEYMKELAKRLDNNPNASPQQQQQQAQNVLRQQDLENMMDQIENLARSGNKDAAQQLLSELQRMMNNLQAGRQQPNGQQQQNNPMRQQMDKLGELMQKQQKLMEQTFQMNQALKDRMQRGDPNEQEGDDQQGQQDQGEDQSGGDQQQQQQDGDQQAQNSENGQQSTDGMTKQQLQDALKSLKAQQQALADSLAELQGELKKLGIKPGEGFDDANREMNGAAGALGKGRGDQAVDGQGRALEALRRGVRDMMSQMMQAMQGNGQGQTGQSQGRDGRDPLGRPLGNRGPDFGERVKVPDEIDIQRAREILDAIREKLSNNPAMQIEKDYLERLLDIK, from the coding sequence ATGACGGAGCCTGGGCAAGGCCAGAGCAGCAGCAAATTTCAAAAGCAGGCACGGGCGTTGACGTTCCGGCGGATCACCGCCGCCTGCGTGATGCTGGCGGAACGGCTGATGCCCATTCTGCTGGCGCCGCTTGCGATCGCCGCACTTTTCCTCAGCTTCGCCTGGTTCGGGCTTTACCGGTTCATGCCGGACCCGCTGCGCCTCACGCTGATCTTCCTGTTCGTCTTCGCCTTCCTCGCCTCGCTGCTGCCCGCCCTCAGGCTGCGCTGGCCGAAGAACCGCGAGGCCGACCGCTTCCTCGAAGAGCGCAACAATCTCGCCCACCAGCCCGTCGCCATCCAGGACGAGGAGCCGGCCTTCGACAGCCCGATCGCCGCCGCCCTCTGGCATGAGCACCAGCGGCGCATGGCGGCCCGCATCGCCTCCCTCGACGCCGGTCTGCCGCGTCCGGATATCGCCCGGTTCGACCGCTGGGCCCTGCGCGCCGTTCCGGTCCTGCTGGTTACGGTCGCCTTCGCCTATTCCTTCTCGAACGGCGCTGGCACGATTGTTGACACCTTCCGCAACCAGTCGGTCACGGCAAGCGATCCGGACATGCGCATCGACGCCTGGATCGCGCCGCCCGCCTATACCGGCAAGGCACCCGTCTATCTGACCAGTCGCCTCGACCAGTCCGGCGAGCCGGTTTCCGTCCCGGAGGAATCGATCCTGACGATCCGCATGACCGGCGGCAAGGGTGACAAGACCGCTCTCTTCAAGCCACAGGGTGTCGGCACTGCCGAAGACGTGCCGCTTCTGGCGGCAGAAAAGACTGACGACACGGCACCCGAACCGAGCCAGGCATCCGCCGACACGCCGGAAACGCATCAGATGACGCTTCAGCAAAGCGGCGTTCTGAGCGTCAACGGCCGCAACTGGGCGCTCTCGGTCGTCCCCGACCGGCCGCCGGAAATCGCCTTTGACGGCTTGCCGAGACGTGCGGTCAACGGCGCTCTGGAAATTCCCTTCAAGGCGAGCGACGACTACGGCCTGCAGGAGGCTCACGCGGAAATCGAACCGGCCTATGACGCCGACAAGGACGCCGTGCCGCTCTTTCCCCTGCCGGAATACAAGCTCAACCTGCCGCGCCGGAATACCAAGGACGCCAAGGGGCTGACGAGCCGCAACCTGACGGAGCATCCGCTCTCCGGCAAAAGGGTCAAGGTCACCCTCGTGGCAACCGATGCCAAGGGCCAGACCGGACGCAGCCAGCCGCATTACATGACCCTGCCGGACCGCGGCTTCACGAAGCCGTTGGCCGCCAGCGTCGCCGAAGAGCGGCAGATCTTCTCCCTCGATGCCCGCGCGCTGCCGCAAGCGATCGCGATGAACGAGGCGCTGCAGGTCCGCCCGGAACTGACCATACCGAACCTCACCGATTTTCTTCTCGTCCGCTCTGCTCTCATGCGCATGAAGCTGACGCGTGACGAGAAAGGCCTTAAGGACACCGCCTCATATCTCTGGGAAATCGCCAACGGCATCGAGGATGGCGACCTCTCCCAGGCAGAGCGCAAGCTTCGCGATGCGCAGCAGGCTCTCGCCAACGCGCTGGAGCGTGATGCAGGCGACGAGGAAATAAAGAAGCTCATGGACGAGCTGCGCAAGGCGATGGACGAGTACATGAAGGAACTCGCCAAGCGCCTCGACAACAATCCGAACGCTTCGCCGCAGCAGCAACAGCAGCAGGCGCAGAACGTGCTGCGTCAGCAGGATCTGGAAAACATGATGGACCAGATCGAGAACCTGGCCCGTTCCGGCAACAAGGATGCCGCCCAGCAACTGCTCTCCGAACTCCAGCGGATGATGAACAACCTGCAGGCCGGGCGCCAGCAGCCGAATGGCCAGCAGCAGCAGAACAACCCGATGCGCCAGCAGATGGACAAGCTTGGCGAGCTGATGCAGAAGCAACAGAAGCTCATGGAGCAGACCTTCCAGATGAACCAGGCGCTGAAGGATCGCATGCAGCGCGGCGATCCCAACGAGCAGGAAGGCGACGACCAGCAGGGACAGCAGGATCAGGGCGAGGACCAGTCCGGCGGCGATCAGCAGCAACAGCAGCAGGACGGCGATCAGCAGGCTCAGAACAGCGAAAACGGCCAGCAGTCCACCGACGGCATGACCAAGCAGCAGCTGCAGGACGCGCTGAAGAGCCTGAAGGCCCAGCAGCAGGCACTCGCCGATTCGCTCGCAGAACTGCAGGGCGAACTGAAGAAGCTCGGGATCAAGCCCGGCGAAGGCTTCGACGATGCCAACCGCGAGATGAACGGCGCTGCCGGCGCACTCGGCAAGGGTCGTGGCGACCAGGCCGTCGACGGTCAGGGTCGTGCGCTGGAAGCGCTGCGCCGCGGCGTGCGCGACATGATGAGCCAGATGATGCAGGCCATGCAGGGCAATGGCCAGGGACAGACCGGCCAGTCGCAAGGCCGCGACGGTCGCGATCCGCTCGGTCGCCCGCTCGGCAATCGCGGCCCGGATTTCGGTGAACGCGTGAAGGTGCCGGACGAGATCGATATCCAGCGCGCCCGCGAAATCCTCGATGCGATCCGTGAGAAATTGTCGAACAATCCGGCGATGCAGATCGAGAAGGATTATCTGGAACGTCTGCTGGACATCAAGTAG